The genomic interval agaacatgtctcatcaggacactgttcagaggagatagtaataataacatagaacatctcatcaggacactgttcagaggagctagtaataataacatagaacatctcatcaggacactggtcaaaggagctagtaataataacatagaacatctcatcaggacactgttcagaggagctagttataataacatagaacatctcatcaggacactgttcagaggagctagtaataataacatagaacatgtctcatcaggacactgttcagaggagatagtaataataacatagaacatctcatcaggacactgttcagaggagctagtaataataatatagaacatgtctcatcaggacactgttcaaaggagctagtaataataacatagaacatctcatcaggacactgttcagaggagctagtaataataatatagaacatgtctcatcaggacactgttcagaggagctagtaataataacatagaacatctcatcaggacactgttcagaggagctagtaataataacatagaacatctcatcaggacactgttcagaggagctagtaataataatatagaacatgtctcatcaggacactgttcaaaggagctagtaataataatatagaacatctcatcaggacactgttcagaggagctagtaataataacatagaacatctcatcaggacactgttcaaaGGAGCTAGTTATAATAATATAGaacatctcatcaggacactgttcagaggagctagtaataataacatagaacatgtctcatcaggacactgttcagaggagctagtaataataatatagaacatctcatcaggacactgttcagaggagctagtaataataatatagaacatctcatcaggacactgttcaaaggagctagtaataataacatagaacatctcatcaggacactgttcaaaGGAGCTAGTTATAATAATATAGaacatctcatcaggacactgttcaaaGGAGCTAGTTATAATAACATAGaacatctcatcaggacactgttcaaaggagctagtaataataacatagaacatctcatcaggacactgttcaaaGGAGCTAGTTATAATAATATAGaacatctcatcaggacactgttcaaaGGAGCTAGTTATAATAACATAGaacatctcatcaggacactgttcaaaGGAGCTAGttataataatataacaataacACAGCAACACaataacttcaaactgaagcAGGAAAGACTGCAAACAAGATGCACTTagtttcgtttgacctttttcaaatttacatttctttgtatatatatatatatccataaaagTTATACCAGCTGATtaatgattttgactggctgagaaacgctacCTGCCTCTCGTCCCGAGTCCCGACCCCGACacaaacaatgttgcaaatgtcggagagacggACAGCAAGGTTTATTATAATCTCTGCTGTtggaaactaaatgttagtctaaaaggaATGAGAGatgatgtctagatgctttttatagtggagatcaagtttataaattgcctggctgggctgatgagacagtggattgggcAGGCAGATGGGACAGAGTAAACAGGCATTTCAACATCATAGATACAGATGTgtgataatgtctagatgcttttcatAGTGTTATAaaggctgatgagacagtggattgtgcagtcagatggaacagagtaaataggcattttaaagtcatagatttagccggtggtaacttgtggaatagacaccagctggaatgcggttttaaccaatcagcattcaggattagacccacctgttgtatacATTTCTCCAGTCCCATTCTTCAGTTTATTAGCAAAATGCTTTATCGTTTCAGCTGCAGATTCCTATCCGAGATTTAATCAGTAACAAAATGGCCGCTCTGACGCAAGGAATGTCCAGAATATTTGTAGACATCTAGTAGTAAGACAGTTATCCTCCATgttggatctaatatctctaGTAATGAGACAGTTATCCTCCATgttggatctaatatctctaGTAATGAGACAGTTATCCTCCATgttggatctaatatctctagtagtaagacagttatcctccatgttggatctaatatctctagtagtaagacagttatcctccatgttggatctaatatctctagtagtaagacagttatcctccatgttggatctaatatctctaGTAGTGAGACAGTTATCCTCCATgttggatctaatatctctaGTAGTGAGACAGTTATCCTCCATgttggatctaatatctctagtagtaagacagttatcctccatgttggatctaatatctctaGTAATGAGACAGTTATCCTCCATgttggatctaatatctctagtagtaagacagttatcctccatgttggatctaatatctctaGTAGTGAGACAGTTATCCTCCATgttggatctaatatctctagtagtaagacagttatcctccatgttggatctaatatctctagtagtaagacagttatcctccatgttggatctaatatctctaGTAATGAGACAGTTATCCTCCATgttggatctaatatctctaGTAGTGAGACAGTTATCCTCCATgttggatctaatatctctagtagtaagacagttatcctccatgttggatctaatatctctaGTAATGAGACAGTTATCCTCCATgttggatctaatatctctagtagtaagacagttatcctccatgttggatctaatatctctaGTGGTAAGACAGTTATCCTCCATgttggatctaatatctctagtagtaagacagttatcctccatgttggatctaatatctctaGTAATGAGACAGTTATCCTCCATgttggatctaatatctctagtagtaagacagttatcctccatgttggatctaatatctctaGTAATAAGACAGTTATCCTCCATgttggatctaatatctctagtagtaagacagttatcctccatgttggatctaatatctctaGTAATAAGACAGTTATCCTCCATgttggatctaatatctctaGTAATAAGACAGTTATCCTCCATgttggatctaatatctctagtagtaagacagttatcctccatgttggatctaatatctctaGTAATGAGACAGTTATCCTCCATgttggatctaatatctctagtagtaagacagttatcctccatgttggatctaatatctctagtagtaagacagttatcctccatgttggatctaatatctctaGTAGTGAGACAGTTATCCTCCATgttggatctaatatctctaGTAATAAGACAGTTATCCTCCATgttggatctaatatctctaGTAGTGAGACAGTTATCCTCCATGTTGGATCTAATATATCTAGTAATAAGACAGTTATCCTCCATgttggatctaatatctctaGTAGTGAGACAGTTATCCTCCATgttggatctaatatctctagtagtaagacagttatcctccatgttggatctaatatctctaGTAATAAGACAGTTATCCTCCATgttggatctaatatctctaGTAATAAGACAGTTATCCTCCATgttggatctaatatctctagtagtaagacagttatcctccatgttggatctaatatctctaGTAGTGAGACAGTTATCCTCCATgttggatctaatatctctagtagtaagacagttatcctccatgttggatctaatatctctagtagtaagacagttatcctccatgttggatctaatatctctagtagtaagacagttatcctccatgttggatctaatatctctaGTAGTAAAACAGTTATCCTCCATgttggatctaatatctctagtagtaagacagttatcctccatgttggatctaatatctctagtagtaagacagttatcctccatgttggatctaatatctctaGTAGTGAGACAGTTATCCTCCATgttggatctaatatctctagtagtaagacagttatcctccatgttggatctaatatctctaGTAATAAGACAGTTATCCTCCATgttggatctaatatctctagtagtaagacagttatcctccatgttggatctaatatctctagtagtaagacagttatcctccatgttggatctaatatctctagtagtaagacagttatcctccatgttggatctaatatctctagtagtaagacagttatcctccatgttggatctaatatctctagtagtaagacagttatcctccatgttggatctaatatctctagtagtaagacagttatcctccatgttggatctaatatctctagtagtaagacagttatcctccatgttggatctaatatctctagtagtaagacagttatcctccatgttggatctaatatctctaGTAGTGAGACAGTTATCCTCCATgttggatctaatatctctaGTAATAAGACAGTTATCCTCCATgttggatctaatatctctagtagtaagacagttatcatccatgttggatctaatatctctaGTAGTAAGACAGTTATCCTCAATgttggatctaatatctctagtagtaagacagttatcctccatgttggatctaatatctctaGTAGTAAAACAGTTATCCTCCATgttggatctaatatctctaGTAGTAAAACAGTTATCCTCCATgttggatctaatatctctaGTAATAAGACAGTTATGCTCCATGTTGGATCATCATCATCAGGATTATTGTTGACAATTAGATACTGTACGACTGTGGAGTTTAACAGCGGTGCCTAAAGACTCCATCTTTCATCTTTTTTCTTTATTAAGATGACAAGAGACCGAGGTCGCAATAGAAGGTCATgagttaacctttctagcccggggttccgctagcggaacatccacaacattccactgaaaaggcagcaagcgaaattcaaaaatatatatttttaaatatttaactttcacacattaacaagtccaatacagcaaatgaaagataaacatcttgttaatctacccatggtgtccgatttcaaaaatgatttacagtgaaagcacaacatatgactatgttaggtcagagccaagtcacaaacacacacagccattttttcagccaacaataggagttagaaaaagcagaaaaatagttaaaatgaatcactaaccttcgattatcttcatcagatgacagtcataggacatcatgttatacatgtattgtgtgttttgttcgataatgtgcatatgtatattaaaacaaatctcagtttacattgtcgcgttacgtgcagtaatgttttgattccaaaatatcctgtgattttgcagaaatactcataataaacattgacaaaagatgcaagtgttattcacaacattaaagataaacttatcctctatgcaaccgctgtgtcagatttcaaaataaactttacggaaaaagattaatctgagaacggcactcagagcacaatccagccaaagaaatagtcgccattttggcgtcaacaaaaacactataaatatgcacttaccttcgaataacttcatcagaaggcactcccaggattcccagttcgacaataaagcccatcatttagccacatGTTCAGCCCAcaatccattttcatgacgcacgagcaatccctccagacaaaaacccaaaaagttccgttacaggtcgtagaaacaagtcaaatgatgtatgcaatccatatttaggatgtgttttacattaatcatcaataaggatccaacctgagaatttcattgtctgaagaaagagcattggaacgagagcactctctctcgCGCGCAAAATGAGACTGAGATTTCTGAAGACCACTCACtaaaatagctcctatgagcccctcctttatagtagaatcatataaccaaaatctaaagacggtgacatctagtggaagccctaggaagtgtttgcttatccataactatatggggtattatttggcactgttttgaaaatcgagttctcacttcctgtgtggaagtcttctcaggtttttgtctgccaaatgagttctgttctacttacagacataattcaaacagttttagaaacttcagagtgttttctatacaatagtaataataatatgcatgtattaccttctggggcagagtaggaggaaattccGTTTGGGTACGCAATTCGTTCAAAGTGGAAACACTGCCCCCtgtccataacaggttttaaaccGTCTGACTTTgtcgttcacacaggagagacatGTGAcaatcgtggatcctctggggagcctcaacgacatcatgatgctgacgaggcagagaagagtctctccacatcagaacacctcaagaaacaccagcggaGACCCACAAggaagagaactcactgctgctctgactgtgggaaaggttACAAATATTCATCAGCTCTTAAAAAACACCAGAGATTCCACACTGGAGAGACAATATACCACTGCTCAGACTGTGGGAGGAGGTTTACTTCCTCAGTCGGAATGCAATTACATCAGAGAACCCACACCGGAGAGAAACCATACCACTGCTCAGATTGTGGGATGGGTTTTACAACCTCATGTAGACTGGTATCACATCAGAGAATCCACACCGGAGAGAAACCATaccactgctctgactgtgggatgAGTTTTACTACCTCAGGTGGaatgatatcacaccagagagtACACACTGAGAAGAGTTTTGCTGCCCGGACAGCCCTGGCTACACACAAACGAATCCACACTAGGGAGAAACCGTTTCACTGCTCCGACTGTGAAATGAGCTATATTACCTTCAGCGGCCTGAAAACACACCAGTCTAAACATAccggagagaaaccgtatagctgtgatgTATGTGGGGATAGTTTTTCTCTCTCCACAACCCTATCTATCCATAAAcgaacacacacaggtgagaaaccttaccactgctctgactgtggaattAGCTTTTCTGCCTCAAGCGGCCTGAGAAGACACCAGAGAaaacatacaggagagaagccttatcgctgtgatcagtgtgggaagagctttctTCGAGCAGATTCCCTGGCAAAACACAAGGCAAGAACCACAGAGTGTGGAATGATCTCCAACACCAGACCTgagtagtagaacacagagtgtggaatgatctccaacaccagacctgagtagtagaacacagagtagAATGATTTCCAACACCAGACCTgagtagtagaacacagagtgtggAATGATTTATTTGTGACTTTTGATGTGTTTGTGTTCAACTTGTTTCACATTAATGTATTTAAAAATCCTACCACTTTTGATTGATCGAATGTCAAATTATCACATTTTTAATTTTGTAAATGATGGAACATTTATAGAGAATGTTCTAGGAGCATCAGGACAATACATGTGATGTTTGGAGCTTTCACATTCCAGATGTTGCTGTATATAAcctgggaccctaaccctgggaccctaaccctgggaccctaaccctggaaccctaaccctgggaccctgggaccctaaccctggaaccctaaccctggaaccctaaccctggaaccctaaccctggaaccctaaccctggaaccctaaccctgggaccctaaccctggaaccctaaccctggaaccctaaccctgggaccctaacccagggaccctaaccctgggaccctaaccctgggaccctgggaccctaaccctggaaccctaaccctggaaccctaaccctggaaccctaaccctggaaccctaaccctgggaccctaaccctggaaccctgaccctgggaccctaaccctggaaccctaaccctggaaccctaaccctgggaccctaaccctggaaccctaaccctgggaccctaaccctgggaccctaaccctggaaccctaaccctgggacCCTGACCCTGGGACCCTGACCCTGGGACCCTGACCCTGGGACCCTGACcctgggaccctaaccctgggaccctaaccctggaaccctaaccctgggaccctaaccctggaaccctaaccctgggaccctaaccctgggaccctaaccctggaACCCTGACCCTGGAACCCTGACcctgggaccctaaccctggaaccctaaccctggaaccctaaccatgggaccctaaccctggaaccctaaccctgggaccctaaccctgggaccctaaccctggaaccctaaccctgggacCCTGACCCTGGGACCCTGACcctgggaccctaaccctgggacCCTGACCCTGGGACCCTGACcctgggaccctaaccctgggaccctaaccctggaaccctaaccctgggaccctaaccctggaaccctaaccctgggaccctaaccctggaaccctaaccctgggaTTGAGTCTTATTTTCCAGAACCCTAACCCTGGGACACTAACcctgggaccctaaccctgggaccctaaccctggaaccctaaccctggaaccctaaccctggaaccctaaccctggaaccctaaccctggaaccctaaccctgggaccctaaccctggaaccctaaccctggaaccctaaccctgggaccctaacccagggaccctaaccctgggaccctaaccctggaaccctaaccctggaaccctaaccctggaaccctaaccctgggaccctaaccctgggaccctgaccctggaaccctaaccctggaaccctaaccctgggaccctaaccctggaaccctaaccctgggaccctgaccctgggaccctaaccctggaaccctaaccctggaaccctaaccctgggaccctaaccctggaaccctaaccctgggaccctaaccctgggaccctaaccctggaaccctaaccctggaaCCCTGACCCTGGGACCCTGACCCTGGGACCCTGACcctgggaccctaaccctgggacCCTGACCCTGGGACCCTGACcctgggaccctaaccctgggaccctaaccctggaaccctaaccctgggaccctaaccctggaaccgtaaccctgggaccctaaccctgggaccctaaccctggaaccctaaccctgggaTTGAGTCTTATTTTCCAGAACCCTAACCCTGGGACACTAACcctgggaccctaaccctgggaccctaaccctggaaccctaaccctggaaccctaaccctgggaccctaaccctggaaccctaaccctgggaTTGAGTCTTATTTTCCAGAACCCTAACCCTGGGACACTAACCCTGGGACCCTAACCCAGGGACCCTAACCCTGAGACCCTAACcctgggaccctaaccctgggaTTGAGTCTTATTTTCCAGAACCCTAACcctgggaccctaaccctggaaccctaaccctgggaTTGAGTCTTATTTTCCAGAACCCTAACCCTGGGACCCTAACCCAGGGACCCTAACCCagggaccctaaccctgggacCCTAACCCAGGGACCCTAACCCAGGGACCCTAACCCagggaccctaaccctgggacactgaccctgggaccctaaccctgggaccctgaccctgggaccctaaccctgggacCCTGACCCCgggaccctaaccctgggacCCTAACCTTGAAACCCTAACCCTGGGACCCTAAACCCTGGGACCCtggaaccctaaccctgggaccctaaccctgggacCCTGACCCTGGGACCCTGACcctgggaccctaaccctggaaccctaaccctggaaccctaaccctggaaccctaaccctgggaccctaaccctggaaccctaaccctggaaccctgaccctgggaccctaaccctggaaccctaaccctggaaccctaaccctggaaccctaaccctgggaccctaaccctgggaccctaaccctgggaccctaaccctggaaccctaaccctgggacCCTGACCCTGGGACCCTGACcctgggaccctaaccctgggacCCTGGGACCCTGACcctgggaccctaaccctgggaccctaaccctggaaccctaaccctgggaccctaaccctggaaccctaaccctgggaccctaaccctgggaccctaaccctggaaccctaaccctgggaTTGAGTCTTATTTTCCAGAACCCTAACcctgggaccctaaccctgggaccctaaccctggaaccctaaccctggaaccctaaccctggaaccctaaccctgggaccctaaccctgggaccctaaccctggaaccctaaccctgggaTTGAGTCTTATTTTCTAGAACCCTAACCCTGGGACACTAACCCTGGGACCCTAACCCAGGGACCCTAACCCTGAGACCCTAACcctgggaccctaaccctgggaTTGAGTCTTATTTTCCAGAACCCTAACcctgggaccctaaccctggaaccctaaccctgggaTTGAGTCTTATTTTCCAGAACCCTAACCCTGGGACCCTAACCCagggaccctaaccctgggacCCTAACCCAGGGACCCTAACCCAGGGACCCTAACCCagggaccctaaccctgggacactgaccctgggaccctaaccctgggaccctgaccctgggaccctaaccctgggaccctgaccctgggaccctaaccctggaaccctaaccctgggacCCTGACCCCgggaccctaaccctgggaccctaaccttgaaaccctaaccctgggaccctaaccctgggaccctgaccctgggaccctaaccctgggaccctgaccctgggaccctaaccctgggaccctgaccctgggaccctaaccctgggaccctaacccagggaccctaaccctgggacactgaccctgggaccctaaccctgggacCCTGACCCTGGGACCCTGACcctgggaccctaaccctgggaccctaaccctggaaccctaaccctgggacCCTGACCCCgggaccctaaccctgggaccctaaccttgaaaccctaaccctgggaccctaaccctgggaccctgaccctgggaccctaaccctgggacCCTGACCCTGGGACCCTGACcctgggaccctaaccctgggacCCTGACCCTGGGACCCTGACCCTGGGACCCTGACcctgggaccctaaccctgggaccctaaccctgggaccctgaccctgggaccctaaccctgggacCCTGACCCTGGGACCCTAACCCTGAGATTGAGTCTTACTTTCCAATGGGGACAATGACACATTTAAATGCCAAACACACACCAGaatgtctttccaataggtgttgagtgttcctgactggtccagtctca from Salvelinus alpinus chromosome 2, SLU_Salpinus.1, whole genome shotgun sequence carries:
- the LOC139548712 gene encoding zinc finger protein 79-like; the protein is MSSLSYSPPDKEGGVCWTEKEALVKEEEEEEAVTVKQEVEDEAVTVKEEEKDVSVKEEEDAFRVKEEEGDVTVKEEEKDVSVKEGDDVTVKEEEDEKEEDITVKEEEEEMKVSVKEEEDAFRVKDEEDITVKEEEDTVFVVKEEGEITVILEEEEEIGELINTRETCDNRGSSGEPQRHHDADEAEKSLSTSEHLKKHQRRPTRKRTHCCSDCGKGYKYSSALKKHQRFHTGETIYHCSDCGRRFTSSVGMQLHQRTHTGEKPYHCSDCGMGFTTSCRLVSHQRIHTGEKPYHCSDCGMSFTTSGGMISHQRVHTEKSFAARTALATHKRIHTREKPFHCSDCEMSYITFSGLKTHQSKHTGEKPYSCDVCGDSFSLSTTLSIHKRTHTGEKPYHCSDCGISFSASSGLRRHQRKHTGEKPYRCDQCGKSFLRADSLAKHKARTTECGMISNTRPE